The following is a genomic window from Solanum lycopersicum chromosome 6, SLM_r2.1.
TACTAAAAACTGGTTCAGGACCGTTCACCATGAAACCGTAGCCATATGACAATGGAGAAGGAGGTGATATGTCTTCTCCTGCACGCCACATAACACTACTTGACAAGTGTAATCCTTTCTTCATCAGGTTGTCGGATGTCAGGATCACCTCCGTAGTTGCTGCCCACACAAAATATCACACTTTCTTACTCGCCCAGGATACCCATACCTAGGAACACAGAAAATTCAACTCCACCCTCACCAACATTTCTAGTAGTAAGCCTTGAGTGACAGACTGAGAACATTCCATCTCTCCATGTACTCCATCTTCACAAATCCTGCTAAGTGTATGGTATATTCTACTAATAAAGTAGGTCTACTAGGCATTGAAATTTGTCTTACTCCTACTGTAAGATCTCTCCTCTTGAGACATTAATAAATTGCTAAATCCTCTATTAATGATGTTCTAATTTTGTTGATGCCTTACTTGAGGACTAGACATGAATCTACTTTATTCCTACTTGtagcttttctttttttttttaatatatagttatatacaaatCCATATATCTACACACACCTTGCTTTCTGAAACTATTTATTCCTTACATGTGACCCAGGTTGTaagattaattatttcttactttTACTTGTAATGGGTTTAGAAAAAGGgctttctttttaaattttaaagtaaaatgagtGGGAACAGAATGCTGTTATACTTACCAAGTAAAAGTAGATGATAGAAACTGTAGAGATGAAATCTCGGCTTAATTAGAATATATTCTTGATTCTTGCTAGGTTTAAAACTAGCCAAATACCTTCATAGCCCCATAATCATGGCATCATTTGTCAAGTAGATACCTTAACTTTGCAGTGACCAGTTAGACACTTCTTTGTCTTATAAACCCCCCTATCTGACATATTGTACATGGCTAGCAGTTGTCATTGACGTGccaaatgaacaatgaaatgacgAAGCATGTAAAAGAAGTACGATAATGAAAATAATCCCATCTCCCAAGTTCCAACATCAGAACCCCTTCCCCCTCCCctgtttttttgttgttttttttttaaaattttaggacCATTTCTCCCATAATATTCCTCAGCTCTAATAGTTCGAAATAGAGGAAAGATGGTAACTGGGAAGAACCGTGAATAGAGGATCCGATCTTTGTCCTTAATTAGTTTTCTAGCCAACAAACTTGTCGGGTTCCTCAATGGCAAGATCCTGAAAGTTGTTGGCAGGGGAAATGTCGACTTCCAGTTGATGTCCTTCTACCATGTTGTGACTTGTTTTATAAGCCAAACAAGAGTCTCTCTAAGAAGATGATATTGAAGATCATTAAAGAGAGAAACTCGGATTAAACATCTATAGGTGTTTAGACCAAGGTCTGTACAAGGATTTTTTGGCCACATTGGTCTATTAAtgtcttcttcctcttctcGCCAAACATATTTTCCTCCAATACTCGTCCGGTAACTGGTTTCCCCTTCTTGGGTGCAACCATTCTGGGCTTTCAATGTAGCCACTTCTGCTGCCAACAGATCAATAATATTTAGGTTTGATGCCATGACAGATAATTGTTGGGCTAGAGATTCAACGTAGGGAGTGTTTTCTTGAGAAGTAGAAGATCTGTTATTGACCATATTGGATCGATTTGTTCTGATACCAAACTGATAGAAACcaagatgaaaataaaactttaCTGATCAAATGAAGTGCAAGAATCTTAAACACTGCATTAATCAATAACTAAGTCCGTATGGAGTGGACAAATATCCAAATATAGAGACAAATATAatacttttcttcttcttacagAATCTCTGctagatacatatatttatactaagATAACTTCTAACACAGAAATAGTTACTGCTGTTTTAGAAAACTGCCTAATAGCTGCCGTATTACTGCTGCCAAAAACTATTATAGATAAGTACTGCTTATATATTTTATCCTCTTTAAAAAGAAACTAAACAGGTATCGTATCATAGTCATATCATCCTGTTTATCTTATTGCAACTTTAATAGGAGCCTCACCAAGAGATACATCAGGCTAGTCGAATTTGCTCTTCAGATATACACGTCAAATATACTGAGGTGTCGTTTGTGACGTTCAACTCAAAATGTTTCAAGTTCTTCCtttgcttttcttttctctctttctttcaaCTGACAAGTATCAGTATCCAATTCGTATTTTGCCCTTTCAACAGTTTAAGTTGGCACTATGTAGACAAGTTGCCTTGCTTCTCATTAAGCAAATCCTCTTACTTTCATTTGATCCATACTCTTACTTCTGAAGATTTTGCTCTTTGTATTGATATGTTATGCAGAACATTACAGATAAAAGCTTGCATCTGGTTGCTGACAACTATCAAGAATTGGAATCATTGAACATCACTAGGTTGGATGTTTTCTCTCAGTCTGCACGAGATCAGTTAAAGGAAGAGTTGTTTTAAAATGTTCTGGATAACACATAGCATCTCTTGGACTAAGGATGCCCTTTCTTGGCTTAGGCCTATGTCTGTTGTAGGGGTGATGATAATATAAGCCTCCCTTTCTCTAAGAAGGACACTTATAATTGAGTATCTTGAGAGTGTTTCTAATTGTTTGGTCTTTTTAACCTTTTTGAGAGGGAACAAATATGATTACGTTTTCTTGATTGTACTGATTTTGTTTGATGCGACTAGGTGCATCAAGATGACGGATTCTGGTTTGCAGCGGATATTGCTGAACTGCTCTTCTCTTCAGACTTTGAACCTTTATGCCCTTTCAACGTAATCGcttgtttcattttataatatCTCTCAAAAAACATGTCCATTTCATTGCATATAGTGTGAATGCACCTTTCCTACCACTCAATGGTATACTACAATTACAAAATGCACATGTTTGAGTTTCTACTTAGACAATCTGCTTCCTTTCTTTCTTGCAGCTTAACAGACGAAGCTTATAAGATGATATCTCGTCTACCTCATCTTAGATTCCTGGATCTCTGTGGTGCTCAGGTATAGTCTTCAGCATTTTCTTGAACTGCTTTTCTAGATTATGCTATTGCTTGGTGCAATACCGAAACTGTTTAAGTGACATTGCTATTAACCCCAGTTGTCCTTCAGAATCTGACAGATGATGGACTTTCTTGTATATCGATGTGCAAAAATCTGGTGTCTCTCAATTTGACATGGTATGTATCCTAagtatatttcattttcattggGAGCAAAAGGAGATGCAATTGTATGTTATTGAACTGATATATATTCACATTTACAGGTGTGTACAAATCAGTGATGTTGGGGTCATAGCAATAGCTCAAGGCTGCAGGTCTCTTGAATTATTAAGGCGAGTTTGGACCTAAAATTATCACTAAAATAGGAAGACCAAAATGACCTGTGCTATATTACTTCAGCACCTCCACAAAATCGACAAATATCCTATCTTGTGAACTAACTAGATAGAGATATCCTGATTTTGAATACTCCAATGTTTTTGTGTAGTCATTGAGTCTCCGGCTCAAGCAATTATAAAATACAAAGTATAACCAATTCCTATTGACTGCAGATTTATTTGCAATTTTATTAATGAGCTGGACTATTTTTGTAATGACTAAATTCGTGACCTTTCAGTGAAACTGACtgctatttttatttgtattgacTGCAGTTTGTTTGGGATACTTGGGGTCTCTGACAGGTGCTTAGAGGTGCTTTCTAGCTTCTGCTCCAATACACTTACAACCCTTGATGTAAATGGGTGCATCAATATAAAGGTACATATTATCTTTACTCTTTAGAATCTCCAGCCATGGCATCACTTTTGTTTCCTAGAATCAACGACAACGACATAACCAatataatcccacaagtggtGACACATTTAAGCTTCGGTGACACATTCTTATCACACAGTATCCCGTACGCAAGTCCCCATTTCACCCATCTCGCCCCAATTAATGCGATGTGCAACATCATTGTTGATCTCCCTGTCTTTTTGTGAGGTTAAAACATAAGAGAAATAATCAGTTTCCTTTGTTTCCTGGAATATTGGCTCATAAAATCAGATGTGATGAAATCGAAAAACAACTGGATCGTGCGGTTTAGCAATTATAAGCTAAGCCTTTCAATATGGTTTTCCCAGTAGGTTTTCTAAGTTTATTACTTGGTCAGCTGGAAGTCCCTGCTCTTCCCATATGCCCTTGCACATCTTCTCATATTTCCCCATGATTCATATGAATTTCTGACTGTTGATACATTACTTTGTAGAATCGCAGCCGTGATCAACTGCTTAAGTTATTCCCGAACCTGATATGCTTTAAAGTGCATAGTTAAGTTGTGACTTGTCAAGGATTTCATCTGCTCTTCCTTAGTGAGTATCTCAGCTAGCACAGAGTGATCGAAAGAAACTGATCCCAAATTGCTAATGGATTACGCCGAGCCCAACAGTAGAAACAGAATGGAAGGGGGAATTTGCTTACGTGCTTCTACGAAAGATCAAACAGGGGAACTTAGCATACTTATGTGCCACTTAGTTTAATCTTTTACTGGCAAAGCTTTATTTATTCCTTATACGCTCATCGTTATGGTTCTCTCTTATGCGATCCAGGCTCTGTATGTTCAAATATATTTGCTTAGCATGGTCTGTGGCTTTACTAATCCCTGAATTATAAGCACTACATGTAGCTACACATCTTTTATGTACATTTTTATTGGAGAGAATGTATTATTGTCAATTCCCTCTTTATTCATGTGTTATGGTTCATATATATGAAACTAATAGATTATTGTTCTTTTGTTCCTTTGGTGAACATGATATTCTTCTTCTCTTGTCTGAAGGTAAATTTCGATAAGTATCATTGGTTCTTCCTGGGAATCGTGAAATTCGTCTCACCTCCCTCACGGTGAGTGAGAAGGACAAATGTATTTCTCCACCTTGTTGGTGAGCGTttgatttccaaaaaaaatcagCAGTTTTACTGAATATTAGGGAAGAATAACGATATCAAAACTAAGTAAAGCAAGTGATTGGTAAATCTTGGTTTAGAATGAGTTGtttatttcttcaactttttagCAAAATCCTTTTTACACACCTATCCATCACTAGAAACCTTTTACACTCATATATTTCACAAAgcgtgtatatatattatatgtacaCATACAATATATTAACgttttataaacaattttcatgtatcaaaatttaatttctacTAATATTTATAGATCTTTAATTTAATAGTTATTCGAAAGCCATGCAAagacaaaagaataaataaaaaatactaacgCCGTctgtggggatcgaacccacgaccacGTGGTTAAAAGCCACGCGCTCTACCACTGAGCTAAGACGGCTACTtgttatatatttctaaagCTAAAAATAGATGTCAGTCAAAACTAAGTTAAAAAGTATGTTTATATATCgtgtttttatttatcaaaagtaTTGTTGGATAAAATTTTACCATGCGTTTGAACGATTTGGCCATAGCTTTTGGGAGaaatatttgactttttttttaaaaaataatttatatccaTTAGTTctattgttttttcaaaatgCTCATACATTTGTGttatcattttataataaaaatattctgTGAAAAATAGTGGCGATAGacataattaatatgaatttgaaaaaaagagagaggaagaaaacaaaagaaaatactaTTTGTAATCAGAAGTAACTTCGGAGAACAAATttagataaaaattatataaaatgccataaattttgtataacaaactagaaaataaattagtCCAAAACTATAAATGACgggtattttataaaatataaaaattcaggaataatttttaaaaaaactcccAAATTCTAGCTTTTTCTAGAACCTGAGAACTTGGCCAAACACCAATTTTCGATTTtgtttttcaacttttaaaaaaatatatatatttgtggcCAAATAGGTCCTTAGCCTTATGTAAACCGTAAGTTCGCAGTAACTTTAATGGTGTTTGCGACAAAAAAGATTATGTagttaaatgtaaaatttatcGATCAACGTTGTAGAATAAATTTCGTAATGATtaaacatacaaataatatattgattcaaaattctaagttgATAATTTTCTTTCAGAAACGAT
Proteins encoded in this region:
- the LOC101251292 gene encoding F-box protein At3g58530, whose product is MAAETIWNKETVPKVMKLVTTRLQQRDLITLLLVSPSIHRTLLSHPSLWLVLDFHEMSDAGDRLVSALSLPRYRNVKHINLEFAQDIEDKQLENVKSKCGDSLLDLEILNLNGCQRISDKGIEVVTNTCPKLKVFSIYWNVRVTDVGITHLVKNCRYVVDLNLSGCKNITDKSLHLVADNYQELESLNITRCIKMTDSGLQRILLNCSSLQTLNLYALSTLTDEAYKMISRLPHLRFLDLCGAQNLTDDGLSCISMCKNLVSLNLTWCVQISDVGVIAIAQGCRSLELLSLFGILGVSDRCLEVLSSFCSNTLTTLDVNGCINIKNRSRDQLLKLFPNLICFKVHS